A window of the Cystobacter fuscus genome harbors these coding sequences:
- a CDS encoding YgaP-like transmembrane domain translates to MLMGWIASRMGRWTRMLAGASLVVGGLARRSSSGRVMALLGLLPLVEGAFDVCVLGPLFGLPIQGEAIRRKAGRIGEDSLLPHPPLFPSDRPLLLH, encoded by the coding sequence ATGTTGATGGGATGGATCGCATCGAGGATGGGGCGCTGGACACGCATGCTGGCGGGCGCCTCGCTGGTGGTGGGAGGGCTCGCCCGAAGGTCCAGCTCGGGACGGGTGATGGCGCTGCTGGGCCTGCTTCCCCTGGTCGAGGGGGCGTTCGACGTCTGTGTCCTGGGCCCCCTCTTCGGTCTGCCCATCCAGGGCGAGGCCATCCGCCGCAAGGCGGGACGCATCGGCGAGGACTCGCTCCTGCCCCACCCGCCGCTGTTCCCGTCCGATCGCCCCTTGCTGTTGCACTGA
- a CDS encoding NmrA/HSCARG family protein, whose amino-acid sequence MSRLLTVLVTGATGKQGGAVARTLLARGHQVHALVRSPDNAQAKALERLGARLVPGDFEEVDTLEHAMMGVDAVFAMATPFGEQGLEGEVRHGRHLIDAAKIARVPHFIYSSVASGNKPTGVPHFETKLVLEEHLRHSTLPYTILAPVFFMENFLGPLFAQRLHEGMLAMPLPPHRGLQMIALADFGTFAVRVMEREEDFIGKRIELASDEVTGEQAAALISYVSGHKLRYEEVPLEAVRSRSEDLARMYAWLQTEGYRVDSTLLRQDYPDVGWHTFEDWARTQDWSGLLGTTWRGPVAAEPSLT is encoded by the coding sequence ATGTCCCGACTACTGACGGTGTTGGTGACCGGAGCGACCGGCAAGCAAGGAGGGGCGGTGGCGCGCACGCTCCTCGCGCGTGGGCATCAGGTGCATGCGCTCGTCCGCTCACCGGACAACGCACAGGCCAAGGCCTTGGAGCGCCTGGGAGCCCGACTCGTCCCAGGTGACTTCGAGGAGGTGGACACCCTGGAGCACGCCATGATGGGCGTGGACGCCGTGTTCGCCATGGCGACGCCCTTTGGCGAGCAGGGATTGGAGGGCGAGGTGCGCCACGGCCGGCACCTCATCGACGCCGCGAAGATCGCCCGCGTGCCCCACTTCATCTACTCGTCCGTGGCGAGCGGCAACAAACCCACGGGCGTGCCCCACTTCGAGACCAAGCTCGTGCTGGAGGAGCACCTGCGCCACAGCACCCTGCCCTACACCATCCTGGCGCCCGTGTTCTTCATGGAGAACTTCCTCGGGCCCCTGTTCGCCCAACGGCTGCACGAGGGCATGCTGGCCATGCCCCTGCCGCCCCACCGCGGCCTGCAGATGATCGCCCTCGCGGACTTCGGCACCTTCGCCGTCCGGGTGATGGAGCGCGAGGAGGACTTCATCGGCAAGCGCATCGAACTCGCCTCGGACGAGGTGACGGGAGAGCAGGCCGCCGCGCTCATCTCGTACGTGAGCGGGCACAAGCTGCGCTACGAGGAGGTGCCCCTGGAGGCCGTGCGCTCGCGCAGCGAGGATCTGGCGCGCATGTACGCCTGGCTCCAGACCGAGGGCTACCGCGTCGACAGCACCCTCCTGCGTCAGGACTACCCGGACGTGGGTTGGCACACCTTCGAGGACTGGGCGCGCACCCAGGACTGGAGCGGGCTGCTGGGTACCACCTGGCGGGGACCCGTCGCCGCGGAGCCATCCCTGACCTAG